From Cotesia glomerata isolate CgM1 linkage group LG3, MPM_Cglom_v2.3, whole genome shotgun sequence:
AGGTCAACACTTGTGACTTATGCTAATTAAAAGTGTTTGCGTTTGGGATCTTCTCTTTATCTTTtaaatgatgaatttttaaaaggttTTCTTATTCTTTGAGGTTCTTCCATTCGCGTCTGGGAGATGAAGCCGACAAAGAGCAACCGAGTGACAGTAGTAAAAAGGCACCAGAAGTTAACCAATCTGGAACTTTTGAAGGCGCCAAGGGAGTTTACAGCAGCAGCTCATCCGGTGTTGACAACAGCGGTAAAGGCACATACCACGTTGAAGCGGgcaaaattaattgattcatTTCGTATTTTTCACCtcagtatatttaaaatttattttatacaactTTAATAAGTTAACAGACTTGTTTGTTATTTAagagaaatattaataaagatgtttttagtaataacttttggttttatcttttattataattataatgttggaatttattatttgtttatttatatgagagtggtaataaaaattgtcaatagaaAGGTCTCGAGGTCGGGTGACCGTGACAGTGGGATTAGATTACGATTATAGGCTTTTTCTAAACGTAATATATACTCCAGGCatatcattacttattaataatgtaTGCTAGCAGTTTTAGCTAGACGtttgttgataaatattgcGTAATTTAACTCTTACAGTGACGTCttgtactttttattatttataatgtttttttatttcttaatgttattttagtcaaaaaaattttttaaattgataaagaaattaaaaaattttttttaattattattttctatactaataaatgtagagccggtttttttttttttttgtccggttatactgcgaaaataAAACTACTGAActgatcggaataatacttataccataagatgcgcAGCGTGTTTCGTcgtcggagaaggttttattATATCGCGACCcaaatgccaaaagggcgtattacAGCAGTTAAATAGGGTTTtgtgccaaaagggcgtataaaaaaatttttttttgccattcaaCTTAGAATTGCTCGAAACGTaaagatttatcaaaaaaaaaaaactttttaatgtatctcaatacatacgcccttttggctttagaaaAAGTTTAGcctaatgccaaaagggcgtataaaaaaactttcaattttgttctgaaatataaaatttaactctaaaaaataaataccagATCATTTAATTTTGCTGAATTTTGTGCCTCTGATTCAGTAACATGTTAGATATCGCAACTTGTGCCCTTTTACAATTATGGTAGCATACGAAGTATCggtatttttctttatttatattaattattataatcacctgatgataataattattaacaatttttaactttagttataataaatagCAACAGGTAAATGAAGACAAGTAGATCGTGAtagttgaactaataattaataattttttagttttagttctatttaaaaatactgttacgtgaaatttaaataaagtacTGTTTATTGGTCTGTTATTTTACTGTAATGTCAAACAATGAACTATAAATGATAGTTAAATAGATTTCAGAACCTCAAGTAAACCATGGATGATTACTATCACCATTGCACCTTGataaacttttttcatttcagctggtgttttttttttttttttttttctttatcaattaaaattataaacaaaatttgtattaaaattttaatattaatctttaaaaataccgatttgtaatttaatagaaatagcTTCGCCTCGGTTGACTATAAcgtgtgatctgagacatttctaaCTTTTCCATCCTAGGGctgaatactatttttttgtcctcTAGACGAAAAGCGGCAGCTTCGTtgagcgcagcgggccgaaaatcggcaaaaaaattatgcgcCCTTTCGGCTTTAGGTcactaaattttcaatgacaagtaaaaattttgtttacttgctgggtatttccaaaaaattttaattagatacATTAAATccttttttatgataaaaaaaaaaaaaaaaagcaattaatatttcaatttttaggtttttaaataaataagaaataaaaaataaaaagtaaaatgtaaaatgtaaaatgtAGATTacaaatgtatatttttataaaaatcaaattaatacaaaaagaTTACTTTCAGTCTTACAATCTAGTGATATAGTTTAGGTTCAGGTTGAGCTTTGCTGTCATCATCAGCATCATCAGCATCGTCGACTCCGCTTCTGTAGTAGAAAGAAGGTTGATTATTACGCCACGGATAAGGCATAAAGTTTCGCGGATAATTGTGATATCCTTGGTAACTCGGATGATTGTTTCCTCCAATAGCTGTAGCTAATGACATAGCGCTGCTGTGACCATCCGGTCCAGCAGAAGCGGCTCCAGTAGCAGCAGCACTTACCGGTTGTCCAGATTTATTTATTCCTGTTGTTGCGCTAGCTGAAGCTGCGCTACTACCTCCATAACCACTTTGAGCATGGCTCTGTGATTTTGCATGAGCATTTCCATATTCATCGACATACGTATCAGCGCGAGCCTCAGATCCTGAATGATCACATCGATTATGAGTACCTGAACTTGATCCAGCATTCGCAGATCCACCATGAGGGTTGGTATTTGCATTAGACCAAGAATCTGCCCATCCATTATTACTCTGACTATTTGCATTTGCCTCAGCATTGGTATTTCCGTAACGATCTACATTTGCAGTGGACTCAGCCAAAGTGCGTCCGTCATTATTTCTATAATGACaagtcaaattaataaattataattttatagtatagcaattaataaattatgataatgaAATAACATACCCCCAAGTTGGATATGAATCATAACTGTCGTCAGAAGGAAACTGAAAACCTTGAGTCCTCACTACTCCTGTAAAagtaattcataaaaattagtagatttttttgcatgatttaaatcaataataaaataattaaatgtttataaaactaaCCAACGAATACGAAGAAAAAAAGACAAGTAATAAACGAAGACATTTTGGTTTCCGAAATGATAGACGTTGTCATCGATCAAGACACCAATCTCAACTGAGTTATATGAAGAAACCGTCCAGATTTTATATATGGCAGATGATGACCTAGTACGCTTGGTTTTACCGGACTTAAATCTAcatgatgtaaaaaaaaaacaccggTCCCCTCTTttaggatttttatttttctcaattttagcTTTGACGTCTTCggggtaataaataaataccaaagataTATTTAAATAGTGAGATAATTCTTGTAATTTGGTTCATTGACTTTCAGGAAATacgtaaattttttctgttaatcgCTTACATTATACTATTTCAGGTGATTAAATTATGTAACTGATTTGTTTAAAAGTGTGTTCTTTATGAGGCCCAGCAGCGAAAGGAAACCCGATTCTCATAACAAGTATTTAAGGTCAAAGTCTGGGTAAATCCATCAAACTGTTGACTATGAAAATTCCATCAGTCAGCGGTGCGTTGTATCTACATTAGAAATTAGTTTTGATTATTACTCTCGCGTTAATAAGAGACCTTCATTCAAGACACgctgggttttttttttttcttcggtATTATGACTCGTTTTTgcgttttttaatttgaattacaGAGTACGTGTCTGCTCTTATTTATTactcattattattacaaatttcaataataggattgttaaaaatataaacagtGATGTGATAACTGttgttatttattgaatattcaaAGCATtagattataatatttatagatattttatttttgaaataattccaTAAATGACGTCAAGTTGGTGATCTTTGCTTCCAGCAACATCCAAGTTTTTAGCCGAAGCTTAAGTCAAACCCACCGGGACCTGGAAATTTATTACTTAGTTAGTGATTATttgatcataaataatttgttatttcaaattaaaatcattattaaatgataaaagtttataaaaataaacttaccaAAACTTCCTTGTCCACCTTGATTACCATATCCACTGTCATATCCTCCACGTCCGCGGTCATTACCATATCCTCCACGTCCTTGATTACCGTATCCATTTCCTTCAAATCCACCTCTTCCTCGATTTCCATATCCATTAAagcctaaaaaaatattttttattaccaaaaaatttactctaacattataaaaaaaaatttttttttaataattataattaccttGGGCTTGACAAAGCGCAATTAATGCAGCAATCATAAAAACCGtccaaataaatttcatttttgtcaatacttataaaaatatttcaatagaaAGAAACTGACAAGTTATAAAGCGACAAATGAAACTGACAATATTTGCGAAGCTGCATCCTTTTATatgatcaaaataataataatcaaagtaatgatgataattaaaaagaaacaaTGGAAAAACAACAAATTTACTTAATAACCGGCATTGAAATTTTTCCGCAATCACTGATGGAAAACAGCGAAAtgattttctaatttaatacttattatttattgttattaatttttcaattattccaCAAGCTAATAATATTTCTAAGAATAGatctattatattaatttgaaaaaaaattggacaTTTATGTGATGccattattaattgtttattaaagaGTGTTAGATTAATTagtatacaaaattaattttgttatttgatAGTTTGAAACCTTGAACATTTTGTTTAGAGTTTTTAGCTCTCAGTAGTAGGCTGGTACAGGTTTGGCGTATCCAGTATTACCGTAGTATCCAGAATTACCATAATATCCATTAGCGCCGTATGGATTAGCGCCATATCCATAAGACCCGTAGCCGTTAGTACCATATCCTCCTAAAAGATACAATAACTATTCGTTTATTTcatgctaattttattatatctacAGATTaagctttttatatttttatagttatttaatgacggttttaaataaaaaatttattgcttttttgtcatatttaataagttattatttatgaaaaaataatatttgttctttatcaatgattttaattaaataatcagagtttttgataataaattttttaagaagaaattaCCATATCCACTGTATCCAGCAGTACCATATCCATTACGATTCCATCCATTGTACCCTAATTGACCGGGACGGTTGTAATACCCGTAGGCGTAATCCTTATTATTGTATAACCCGGTATTAATTTTGTCATCTTTGGCAGTATctgtaagaaataaaattgttaattataattttttttttttacattaaaaataataatattaataaaaataccttGTCCTTGACAAGCAGCAATAAATAAAGCGATTAAGAGAACCAAGCCGATGAATTTcatctttgttattttattaagttttacttaatataaatataaacaataaaataatataaagagCTTGAAATGCAAACTGATGCTCCAGTCCGAtgaaataaatccttttatacTAAAGACCTGgcgaaaaaatcataattaaaagCTATCTATGACAAATCTCTTGATGCTTGGcattgagattttttatttacatgttCTCCATTTATTAATTAGCAATTAGATGAGCGAAAAAATATGGACAATATGATTGAACAGACACGATAGATGTAAAAGTGTTATGCTAAGTAGCGGGTAATTTTTTCGGAGTGAAGGATTGATGAGAAGCTAGGTAGTCATTATCGACAgtcttaacaaataaaaattgttaaataataggTTCACTGACAAGTTAATGTTTAGTaaccttttattatttattataataagatataataatgaaaacaattaatttctgaTTAATAAGGAGTGGTAActacttattttaaatgatataTGGGGACTGGGTACTCGCTCTAAGCGAGCTCATATTTTAGTATAGTAAAGACTCGACTTGCTGAAGGATTTTCTTTCATTGACGGTATGTTaactactaaaaaaaaaaaaaattaatagatcattttattaaatttatttcgaaaaaaaaaattctattgtttGATAAacaagtttattttataacaatcaaaaaaaaaaatttattgaatttgtcttcttttttaaataatcaaaaaataattatttatattgttagAACAATGATATTTTGTagatttaattcatttatctttttcaataaattttaattaattaacattattaaaatttaattttcaaaaaataatacatttaaaaaaatataaactcgtctattttttaattcttgttgagaaaaaaaaaaaaaatcacgtataattttatacaatggATACAAAGGGTACTGCTTTTGAAGaacaaatttcattattattatctcttTGAAAATTACTATTTGGTTTTAGGTagtcaatataattatttttcaatccagGAACaatcttgaataaattatcaatcgACTCTTGAGGCAATTGATGAATAATagcaaaactttttttttttagcatttcGCAGCACTTGGCAAATCCTTGCCAAAGCTTAGGTAGCTCCCAAACCTTCTTCAAGATCAATTTTTGTAGGACACTTAATACAAATTTCTCCATTTCCGGATACTGCGACAAAATCTGCATCACCGTGCGCATAAGTGTAATTGGTAAGGAAGTCTGATTTAGCAAGCAGCTGATGACAATCTGGAGAACTTGTTgggtaaaaattttcttctcagCCAAGCACATTGAGATACAGATCATAATAGTCTTAAGATCAGTCACATCTTTCTTGAAATTGTGCACCGTGATCATAAATTCCACCGGCGTGATCAAAAATTCCGTGTATTCTCCGACAAAAAATAGCCGCTTGATCACTTCCTTAGTGATAAGTGTGTTTCGCGTGATGAGCTTTGGCAAAACAGAGAAAACTTGTTCTCGACTAAGCCCTCTGACAATGGGAATCAAAAACACAACGTTCAGAGACCGAGTTTCATAAATTCTCTGCATTTTTTCAACTAGCTCACTGCTAGGAATCCTATTTTCGGTGAGAGTATGGACGAACCTCGTGACTAACGACTCTGCTCCTTCGGGACAAGTTTCAACGATTCTCAGCAACTCTGGGCTGTTTGCTCCAAAACAGCGAATCGATCTCTCCATAAGTTTCTTCACCGATGTCTTTACATCCATTGTCATCAACGGATAAATCTTAATCAGTTGATAAATCAAACTCTTGTCCTCTTTCAACAAAGCTTGATAAAGCTTCAAGCAAGATTGGACCATCGAGTTGGCCCACCTATGCTCCATTTTCCgatctaaattttttctaagaaGAACTTCTGGaggatttttcaatttaagaaATTCCAAATTAGCCTTTAGGTACTCTGAAATAGACTGACGAAGCTCATCGTGATTATACAGTCCGGAGATAATATCGACCGCAGGATCACTGATACTCGAATCCTGGTGTGTGGTAAGTCCAAGAAGAATCTTCAAAAACTCTAATTTGTTGGTAGTTCTTCGAAAAACTAACTCTTTTAACAAGGTAAGAGTTTCGGGAGGTGTTTTAGTTGTCAGAAACCGGATCATTTCCTTTGATATTACAGGAACAGCTAGGTAAAACCGAGTCAGCAGTACCTCTCGGTCTGGGTGAGATTCGATAATTTTAACTATAGTAGACAGCAGGTGATTGTAAGCTTGGAAAGGCGCTTCTGTAGTActagtaattatttttcttttaaagcCATGATTCAAAGCGTATTCTTCGTACACCAAACTCAGTGCAAGgtccattttatttttcacatccTCAGAAACGTATatcaaaagtaatttttttatttcagcgTTGATAGTCGCCATTCgtataagtattttaattttattagacaCATGTTGTCCAGTAAGAATTGAGTTCTCATAAGAAATAATCCTGTCGATGGATCTCAGAAgcattttttgtttatcagcTGATGACAGAGAGGCGatatttttcattgatttaaacttaataaattcagagttaattttatcattaattttaactagTTGTAATTCATTAGATTGTTTTAATTGAGTTGCAAGCGATTTGGCGATGACTCGACGCTGAATTTCTGGATCGGCTGAAACAGAAAATccaggatttttttttgtaaattcttCGGGAGTCATATTACTTGGAACGTGAGCTATTGCATCAATTACCATCTCCACGGCAGTAttaactgtaaaattttttgctattaaatcATCAGatatttcatcttcttgaagcaattttaatttcttccaCCCTGATTCAACTTTCGGCTGCTCTAGTAAACGTTTAACAggtgaattaaaattatctctTGACTCCTGCTTGATTTTTACATTGTTAGTTAGTATCTTTAGCAGCCTCATAGACTCTTTTTTAATACCGATGATCTGGGAGGCGGACAACGTAGGtggaaaattcttttttaagcGAATAATCGCCTCAAATACTTGAGCGCTGAATTTAGGACGTAATTTGGCGATTTGTCCGAGAGTTCCCATCGAAGTTATCAGGTAAATGCTGGTGATGAACGAGGACTTGAGGTAATTAATCAGCGTGTCGACTAACTTACACGCTTCTTCTTCTAGATTGCGACAGCAGGTTCCTTCCAGGGTAAACAGCATATCATTCAGGGAAAAATCACTTGGACTTTTGGGTGTTTCGGGATCGAGATacgtttgaaataaaattacgtTCTCGATGAACTTGATGGATTGCATACGCACTCCCTCGTTATCGCTTTCGACCATGTTGATTATCTGAGACTTCAGGAAGTTCAAGTGGTTCCAAACTTCTTGGATTTCTTCGGttgtttttactttaaaagCATCGACGATCCACCTGTAAGCTGTTTTTAGGACCCAACTGCTGGCGCGGATCCCGCGTTTAGACACTCTTGGCACTGGGTCGGATACTAATCGAGACAAAGGCGGTAGCAAGTCGGGAATTTTCTCCTGgaatttattactaaaaaatataataataaaaattattaaaaaatttttaatgtttttattaaaatattattgaaaattacccGGCTTCCTCGATAAAATCAGCGACCGATTCTCGAACGTCATTATTTATGTCTGAACTGtatgataataattctttaaagtAAGTAATTTCCAGCAGAGGATCTTTTTGATCCAggaaatactgttttattttaGCAATATTCTCTATTTTTGTTTCATCATCTCCGCTAGTCGCTATTTCGTCAAACCACGttggtattaaattttttaaactcattGTAGTCTTATATCTACTTCagtaataactaattaataatactttttattattgtaaatattttttagcttcATGTAATTGTAATTTGAGGTTATATTTAATAGCGGCTCgttaaattgaaattgatgACTAAAGtagtgttaaataaaaatagtttagtATTGAACtctcataaatatatatatatattaataaaaaaaaaaaaaagaaaaaaaaaaatggagcgTAAATagtttcttatttatttaggaTTGGAACGCGCAATTACAACTGAAAACtgcaaaatttatcaaataaaatttttgaaagaacaatttttattaatttaattatgtatatttttagtataattgttattgatatttaaatttttattttttaattcagtaaaatagtaaaagaagTATCGTTCAATAGTTGTACAGGTGGAGCCATCTACCGAGTGATTTTGTAAGCTGTGAGTTACATTtactatcaaataaaatttccttcatacagtcaacgctctttgtatttgactcgcccgtacaggaccatactctgtatttgactcgtccttgtccattagagctgtgtaaaatcgtcaaataaagaggaagaatgtggtcaaatacagagagcgtcgactgtaccGTCATTACATTTATgtgtatataataatataataatataaggtCAGAGAAtgtaaagtaaataatttcgttataaaaaaaaaaaaaaaaattaaagttatttaaataatgaaagaaGACAATTTTAGTgaataaagattaattaattactggTGAGttgtcaaattatttatttatttttaatttacagacATCGATCttacagaaataaaatttaaattaacgcGAATATTAagagttatttattatatacatCTATTGTAATTGTTTTTATGATAATCTTAATGGTGTGATGATCactttaaatttgattatCGTTTAGgtttttcttcattaattttattatcttttttatctTCACTCCAATTTCCATTCAAAGTGGGAAAATCTTGGTTGTTCTTAAGTTCAGTTCTGTTCGAGTGAAAAACGACATCTTCATTTTTACTGGGTGATTTATTTTGATCTGTAATTGACTGAGCTGAGTCTTCTTTTTGATTGTTATTTCCACATTTTGGGAACTTGGAAATAACACATTGTCCAATTATCTCATCAAAGTACAAACCAGCTGAACAATTTTTAGCAACTGGGAATCCGTCTACACATATACAGTATTTTCTGCAGTCTGTATGTACCAAAGCAAATGCTTTGTTTGATTTAGCTGAGGGACAGCTTCCAATACATCCGTCATCAATATTGTTCTGATTATCTATTGACGAACTTGTTTCGTCATCATTTGCATTTGTTTTTTCTGTAGAATtatcattt
This genomic window contains:
- the LOC123261246 gene encoding symplekin-like, which translates into the protein MSLKNLIPTWFDEIATSGDDETKIENIAKIKQYFLDQKDPLLEITYFKELLSYSSDINNDVRESVADFIEEAGNKFQEKIPDLLPPLSRLVSDPVPRVSKRGIRASSWVLKTAYRWIVDAFKVKTTEEIQEVWNHLNFLKSQIINMVESDNEGVRMQSIKFIENVILFQTYLDPETPKSPSDFSLNDMLFTLEGTCCRNLEEEACKLVDTLINYLKSSFITSIYLITSMGTLGQIAKLRPKFSAQVFEAIIRLKKNFPPTLSASQIIGIKKESMRLLKILTNNVKIKQESRDNFNSPVKRLLEQPKVESGWKKLKLLQEDEISDDLIAKNFTVNTAVEMVIDAIAHVPSNMTPEEFTKKNPGFSVSADPEIQRRVIAKSLATQLKQSNELQLVKINDKINSEFIKFKSMKNIASLSSADKQKMLLRSIDRIISYENSILTGQHVSNKIKILIRMATINAEIKKLLLIYVSEDVKNKMDLALSLVYEEYALNHGFKRKIITSTTEAPFQAYNHLLSTIVKIIESHPDREVLLTRFYLAVPVISKEMIRFLTTKTPPETLTLLKELVFRRTTNKLEFLKILLGLTTHQDSSISDPAVDIISGLYNHDELRQSISEYLKANLEFLKLKNPPEVLLRKNLDRKMEHRWANSMVQSCLKLYQALLKEDKSLIYQLIKIYPLMTMDVKTSVKKLMERSIRCFGANSPELLRIVETCPEGAESLVTRFVHTLTENRIPSSELVEKMQRIYETRSLNVVFLIPIVRGLSREQVFSVLPKLITRNTLITKEVIKRLFFVGEYTEFLITPVEFMITVHNFKKDVTDLKTIMICISMCLAEKKIFTQQVLQIVISCLLNQTSLPITLMRTVMQILSQYPEMEKFVLSVLQKLILKKVWELPKLWQGFAKCCEMLKKKSFAIIHQLPQESIDNLFKIVPGLKNNYIDYLKPNSNFQRDNNNEICSSKAVPFVSIV
- the LOC123261184 gene encoding uncharacterized membrane protein DDB_G0293934-like, whose translation is MTTSIISETKMSSFITCLFFFVFVGVVRTQGFQFPSDDSYDSYPTWGNNDGRTLAESTANVDRYGNTNAEANANSQSNNGWADSWSNANTNPHGGSANAGSSSGTHNRCDHSGSEARADTYVDEYGNAHAKSQSHAQSGYGGSSAASASATTGINKSGQPVSAAATGAASAGPDGHSSAMSLATAIGGNNHPSYQGYHNYPRNFMPYPWRNNQPSFYYRSGVDDADDADDDSKAQPEPKLYH
- the LOC123261185 gene encoding cuticle protein 6.4-like, which gives rise to MKFIGLVLLIALFIAACQGQDTAKDDKINTGLYNNKDYAYGYYNRPGQLGYNGWNRNGYGTAGYSGYGGYGTNGYGSYGYGANPYGANGYYGNSGYYGNTGYAKPVPAYY
- the LOC123261186 gene encoding glycine-rich RNA-binding protein 3, mitochondrial-like — translated: MKFIWTVFMIAALIALCQAQGFNGYGNRGRGGFEGNGYGNQGRGGYGNDRGRGGYDSGYGNQGGQGSFGPGGFDLSFG